In Gossypium arboreum isolate Shixiya-1 chromosome 3, ASM2569848v2, whole genome shotgun sequence, the sequence GTTTGAGTGAAGGGAGCAAAATACAATCTGACACCTATTACAGGGGCCTCCATGCTACTTTTACCACCAGGTAGCAGAAATCACCATTTCTACTGCTATGACTTCAGTTTACCCTCATGAATAGGCCTATATACATACACAAATATACACATGATCCTTATCTCCTTCCATCGTATGGTTAACGACTGCCTATCAATGACAACCATAGCTAATCTATTATCACGAGATAAACCGGGGAAGACAAAGAAGCTAGAAACAACTGATCCACATCAATGAAAGACCAGCTCTAGAGACTATACAGCATCAAAGTATCTCTAGGAATTCCAATCCAAGCAGTAAATGGAGCTTTTTTTTCCACCAAAAATAAAAGACCATAAAGTAAGTACCCATTTTTTTCAATCTAGTTCGAGTTCAAATTCATTGGGCAATCTATTTACAGACCTAGTCGAgacacaaaattttcatatcaactaTCCTAAGCAGGAAAAAAGTTACCATTATAAAAACTTATGAACATCAAAATGGCGGTAGAAGCTAAATTTCTTATGGAGGACCGTAAAAGTTAGACGTCACCCGAAAGGAAGAGTAGCTTAACAGAGTTTAATATTCCTTAAATTACCAGCCGGGCAGCCACTATACTTATAACTGGTTTAACTCGAGTTGGCTTTTATTGGGACCGGTACATTAGTCCAGCACTTTCCATTACACGAAATACGGTGACTTTGAGCACAAATTCCCTCGATCTGAGCAGTTCAAAGACACAGACATCTCCTTCCCCCAAATTGTTCTCCAATGTAAATTCATACCATCCTTGACTGAACTTAGCCCTGCCTCCTCTATAAAGGCATCGAACAGGCCACTGTCTACCATCCGGAAGCTGAAGTTTAATGAATCCTGAAACCCCGCTTAGATGTTGCTCAGCAAAGCACGATGGTAAGTACTGCAATAGAGAAAAATCAAAATGTTGACTGTGGTGTGCTATAAGGTGAAATCAAAAGGGCATGTATGGCACATCGTATTCAATGCTTACCATTATACATCCCCTGTATAGATAAGACGGTCGCAAGACGACCCTGCAGaaagggttagtaggctcaaatGCTTTGGCTGCATTAATCGCTCTCTCTCTTTCTTCAGCAGTCACAATTCTCTTCCTGGCCGAAGCACTTTCATAAAATCTATTACGCATTTCCATGTCATCTTCATGTCCAAGAGATGAATCCTCTTCACCTACATTTCATTGGACAACCAATGAAAATTTCCAAACCTTATATGCTGCAAAACAAATAAAGGACTTACTAGGCTCAAACTTCTGCTTTTTCCTCCCTGGTTTTTTCAGTTTTGGTAGCTCTGCACCTGAAGAATGCAATTTCACTTCATTAGCAGAATCTTTTTAGGTTCAAATACAGTAATGAAAAGCCATACCGCGAATAGGTTGATTATTAACACCCTTAGGTGCGTGATGGTTGACTTCTCCACTCCAGTTTATACAGTTAAGTTTGGACCCACCAAACAAATTAGGCAGCGCTGGAGAGACACATTCATCATCTTCAAGTTCTTCAAATGGATATTGTCTTCCGAGATTGTATTGATTACCAACAAGAGCATTTGTTTGATAGTTTATTTCAGAGTTGTACAAATTAAATATGCTAACACTGAAAGCGGAATTCCCTTCATATCTGAAAATCAAAAAGTAGCCAACACTGATATAGTAACGTTCGACAAATTCCTGCCAACCCTCCTTAAACCAAGCCTTGTTGTCAACTTTCTTTATTCCTACACGCCAAACATGACCATCAGGAACAGTGAGAGCGGCAGCAACAGAAAGCTCATCCCTGAATTTCTTAATAAAGTTATCA encodes:
- the LOC108474481 gene encoding B3 domain-containing transcription factor VRN1 isoform X1 → MPRPFFHKLILSTTLQDRKLRIPDNFIKKFRDELSVAAALTVPDGHVWRVGIKKVDNKAWFKEGWQEFVERYYISVGYFLIFRYEGNSAFSVSIFNLYNSEINYQTNALVGNQYNLGRQYPFEELEDDECVSPALPNLFGGSKLNCINWSGEVNHHAPKGVNNQPIRVKLHSSGAELPKLKKPGRKKQKFEPSEEDSSLGHEDDMEMRNRFYESASARKRIVTAEERERAINAAKAFEPTNPFCRVVLRPSYLYRGCIMYLPSCFAEQHLSGVSGFIKLQLPDGRQWPVRCLYRGGRAKFSQGWYEFTLENNLGEGDVCVFELLRSREFVLKVTVFRVMESAGLMYRSQ
- the LOC108474481 gene encoding B3 domain-containing transcription factor VRN1 isoform X2; translation: MPRPFFHKLILSTTLQDRKLRIPDNFIKKFRDELSVAAALTVPDGHVWRVGIKKVDNKAWFKEGWQEFVERYYISVGYFLIFRYEGNSAFSVSIFNLYNSEINYQTNALVGNQYNLGRQYPFEELEDDECVSPALPNLFGGSKLNCINWSGEVNHHAPKGVNNQPIRGAELPKLKKPGRKKQKFEPSEEDSSLGHEDDMEMRNRFYESASARKRIVTAEERERAINAAKAFEPTNPFCRVVLRPSYLYRGCIMYLPSCFAEQHLSGVSGFIKLQLPDGRQWPVRCLYRGGRAKFSQGWYEFTLENNLGEGDVCVFELLRSREFVLKVTVFRVMESAGLMYRSQ